From the Hevea brasiliensis isolate MT/VB/25A 57/8 chromosome 13, ASM3005281v1, whole genome shotgun sequence genome, the window attataaatcagATAATATTAATAGAAGTAtaaatgatatattattaataaaattataatatatatttttttattaataaaattcaattattttgaattaatttatttgtgaaaaatatttaaaattaaatcaaataaaaaacttAACATCCCTCATCCAAATAAAATTTAATCCCAATAATAATCCAGTACTTCAAGAATATGCACCTGAGGGACATGATTGCTGCCGCTAAAGAAACACCAGCCACAGAATTAAAATTGGGAAGCTGAGACAGGAAGAAGTGAATGCCACCAAATATCAAAATCCAGTAAGATTGCCTGATAGGTGTGCAAGTGGCACAGGCCATCTCCATGAACTTCTTCAGACATTTCCCTCCAGTAACCATGTACACAATATCACACCCAACTTGAACAATCAATTGCTGTGGCAGTACAATCCACGGGCCGAGTTTTGGCCCAAAAGCATGTCTACCAAGATCGATATAACGATCAAATCGAGTCCCAGGAACGCATTCATGGAGCTGTATCATTTGCCACATTGTGTTCAAGGTCATGCACCAAGATAACGCTAGAACCATTGTCCCTGGACCCCTGAGAAAGGAAATGATCAAAAGAATATAAATATATACTTTTCTTCTGGTTCTCATAAATTTCAGTTTTTTGTCCAAGAGATAATTACTGTCAGTTGAGGTGTATATACCAGCCTAAGTAAGCCATGGCATAGGGCAAACTGAGAACACCTGCACCGATCATGGCTGTGACAGTGTGAAAAGTTGAGTACCACCATTTGGCTCGGCGAGCGGGATCGCCTTCCGTCCATTTCTCGACAGACGACTGCTCTTCCTGTTTGATTAGATTTCAAAAATAAAACAGGTCACTGAATGATTAAGAAATTTTGTGAAACAATATAATCTAGTGGTTATTATTTAGAGAAACCAGGATGGTCTTATATTCTAACCTTGGAAAGGGGAGGAGAAGTTGaaaccattttggcagccaaagACAACGCGGTCTTGAAGATCCCCTCAACGTGGGAGTTCAGTGACATGTATTAGTGGCCTGGTGGCGCAAATTTTTATTGGAATAAAgatatgaaaagaaaattttctttgGTTCAGTTTTGGGGCTCCCCCTGGATCTTTCTAGTCCCATCTCAGAGGATTGCTCTTTCAGCAGTTACAGTAATGCAAAGAAAATGGGGAATCTTTTTGCATAGTTAAAGTGGCATTAGATCCGCCCACCAACAACTCGTCAATGGGTTTGTGCCATTTAAAAAAGatttaacttttataatacacaTTTTAACTTCCTAAGCTAGTAAAGCATGAAGAGACAACTTTCAAGCAAAATGCATAAAAGGGTTGTGAATGCAGTCTATGATTTAGAAAGTATTCGTAGCAATCCACTTTTAACTTCcctcttttaaataaaattaaaccaTCTTAGGATTGCGTAATTTTTAGACTTAGAGACAATGATGGGAAGTTTTTGTTGGTTGGTGATTTGGATCCATTCCAAAATCATTACACTGATCACATTTGCTTTATGAAAGGGCCATAGTATGATTAAAGGAAGAAGGGGATACCTTCTTGTCATTTGAATGTTGGTGGGGTCATATTCTTCACCTGTGATGAAAGTGTCCCCAGTAGCTTTGGGGGCCGAAAGATGACTGATAGACACTTTATCCCTCGAAAATATAAGATGAAATACCACTTCTCCATAAAAAATTTAACATTAATTGTCACTTATACATCACTTTGATTATGGCATTACAACTGCAACTTTTGTGCAACTAGATAGAACCACTTGTGAAATTAGGGTCCATCTTTGTGGTCCAATCCTTTAAAGAAAACAGAAGCTCTCTCATGTTTTTCTTGCAGCAGCCCTTAATTTTTATTTCGTAATGATCTCTTGTAGGAGCTTATTTGGAGTCACTATCCCATTGAATTCTTGCCTCCCAGAACCATAACAGCACAGTGCTTCACTGTGATGTTTTTTCTGTTCAAACTGTAGATGGAGTAACCAAGTAGAAAactttgtttatttttatgtCAAACAAACAAGTGTACTATTAGCAGCAATCAGGATCTCAAGAGAACTAGGAGTTAAAGACAAATTCTAATATCTTCTACTCTATTAGCTTCCCTCCTTATGAACCTAAAATTGGACATTAGTTTGAGATGGTAGATCTTGATCTTTACTACAGCAGCAATTTCCTATGGAACAGGTAATTCATGTTAATATATAATGATAGAGATGTGTCCGTTATAAGGAAACCCTTGTCTATACCAACACACCCAGTGACACAAGGCGATGTGTCCAAACTGCTTACTCTCATATTTAGCACTACATctagattttaaaatttttattcgaTATAACCGTTGTATATACAACGGTTTaatcataataattaattatggTGTGATCCACTGTAATCAATGAaactgttatatatatatatcgattgaaatttttttggatTTCGATGTAATGCATACTTAAGTAGGCACATCCCCATATTTATGTCAAAAGGATTCACTGGAACCTTCCTCATTTACTTGGACTTGGGATCGACTATACTTTATTAAGCTCATGCAGCCGAGTTCTTCATATTTATTTAGTGATGagagtaaaaaataattttctacaaGAAAATAATCATTATCAAAGttttttaatatgtaaatttaaattgaataacataaattaaattcattTATTCAAACAACagttaatcattaaattaaataaaaaatagaaagaattaattaattaattagtgagtaattaatattaatgattcaattgaaaaaaaaagaaaaaaaaatctaatgtaATGATTAATTATATATTACTCATGTGATTGTATGCAAATATGTTACATGGAAAGacaaataaattataaatggatataattaattatagtttttaatttaaaaaaattgtttgaTAATCACAATATTTTGTGATCCATCTGTATAAATCAAAGGTATTATATAATTTCTCTAATGACTGGGGGTGTTGAGGATAAAAAGTAAAGAGAAGAAAAGGGTGTTTAATTAATTAGATGAGAAGGGAAATTGATTTAAAATGGTTTAATTAGTGGAGGTaaggccctttttttttttttttgaaatgctACTGAATTGCGTTACAAGGCCCCATGGGCATCACTATACAAAATAGAAGGAAGCTCAGTGACAATCCAATTATGTACATCACGAGAGCAAACTTAGCAAGACAGTCGGCTGCTTTGTTGGCCGATCTTCTGATAGAAGCGAAAGATAAACGAGGACGAGCAGAAGCTATATTTTTGATAGATGAGACTGTCGATTGTATCTCCCAGTAGacttttgcatcattgccatTGAGGCCCGAATCACAATCTCAGAGTCAGAGTCTGACTCCAGGAAAAAGGAGTTGACTCCTATAACTGTTGCCAATTTCAGAGCTTATAATCCATACAAGCTGTTGTGAGGAGTTAGGCCAAATCGATGCAAGTTGGGCCAAATACATATTTAAAGATCCAAACTTTCGGCCGGAGATTTTCAGAAATAATCCCTCTAAGATCTCTACATACGACCTGCTTTAGAAAAGCATCACAATTCAATTTCCAGCTGTTGTCAGGGTCGTGGGGGTAGGTGTTCGTTCAAGTTTCCGATCAAGATTGTTCTGTTTCCACTGAATTGAATTTCTTTAACTCGTAAACCCGAATCAAGGGACTGATGCTACTCGGCCTTTATGGTGAAATGTGAAGCATATATATGCTTGATCTATATGCTCCTGTCCTGACCTTAAAATAGAGGCTGATGATGCTGGAAGCTGCTGCTTTTCTTGCAGTTACCAAAAATGCAgaagctgattttttttttttttttgttaatctttTGCTGATGCTGAACTTTGTTCATCATTTGCAAtacattatttatatttttttacgttaagtaaaattttattaaaatgaatgAGTCATGAAAAACTTAGCATGAACGTAAAGTTAATAGGCCTCCCCAAAAACCCAACTACCCAAAGTGCATGCTAGATGGAAAAACCTAAACAAAACAGTACGAATATACTAAGATCCAAAACAAAACAGCAAGACAATTACCCAAAGGATTAAATCAAAACAGCAATTATAACAAAAAGAACAAGAGAAGTGCAGCATTAGCTCCAAAGATTACATAACATCTAGCACAAAGTGCTATGAAATGATTAATTTGCAACATTGATTGCATAATTCAAGTAACTTGTAATCATCAGCAGGAAATGAACAAGTTAATTATTtggcaaattaattataatttgcaaTTACATATAGAAACTATATGTGGAGGCATCAATAATGATATTGCGTAACCCACCGATTGAGGATGGCATCATGATGAACACTCCAATATATATTGAAccctaaataaaagaaaaagaaaaactcaGAGATTggttcttaattaattaattaattagttgctTTTGCTAAGTGAATGTGTCATTTCCCATTACCCAATTGTTAAGCCATTTGGGGCTGAATCTTTTAGGTTTATTGATTATCAGCCACATTATGCTGGGTAGCTGCAAGAAATAGTTTAACAAGTTTGTTTTTAGATTCTCTAAATAacgataaatgaaaattttattttttttttcatttaaatttttaatataggtAAATTAGAAAACCTTTATGggcttaataaaatataattaaaaaaaaataacagtTGAGTTGATAAAACATGAAAAATTGAGGAGTTTGGAAATGGGTTCTTGCTCAACTACAGTATATACCAGAAGACAAAAATAGAAACTTACAAAATATGAGGAAGGAGCAAAACCAAATCCACCAAAGAAACCAAGAAGATCTCCGAAGAATGGGAAGGTGACTCCAATGAATAGTGTAAATGCTGCAAGATTATTTTTCAGGAACATTTGGAAATTTCAATTTTCAgccataaaaatcaattacagctTTCCAATCTTGAATTTCTATTAGGTGATGTTAATTAGTTCCCATATTAGAGAAGTACTCATATATCTCACCTACATAAGTAGATCTAGATACCAATCTAACTGCAATTCCTGGCGGAAAGTTCAATCTTTTAACCATCAACCTTTCTAGCATATCAAAAACAGGCATGGCATAAACCTGTAGAAAAAAAATTTCCAATTGCAGTTCAATAAATATATGAAAAGAAAAATCCTAGAAATTACTAATTGTAACATATATAGTCGTACCTGACAGCTACCAATGACATGGATTAGCACCATTGAAATAGCAGAGGCAATGAGCCACGCAGGCCTTTTGAGTGCTATAAGCACATTATCATCAACGTCTTGTCCAAATGCCCAGTGGCCTATAAGAGCCACAGGTAAATAGCAAATTGCGTTGATGAAATAAGCACCTACTGCACCTTTCCACATGGGAATTTTCGAAGGCTTCTCAGGAGTTGATGGAATTGTAGCCTGGATTATCAGCACAACTGCATGCCCTGTAAATGCACACGACATTTGACCCATTGCATTGAACACACGAAACATGAAGTCAGCTCTGCTTGTGTTTTTGTACTCGTAGCTCACGTTATCAACTCGACCATGGCTTAAGCAACCTATCCAGGCTATGGTTGAATAGCTGCAAGCAATCCCCAGAATTAAGAAATCAaccataattaagaaattaaaatataatgataaGTACCTAAGGGACATGATTGCTGCTGCTAATGAAACACCGGCCACATAATTGAAATTGGGAAGCTGAGACAGGAAGAAATGAATGCCACCAAATATCAAAATCCAGTAAGATTGCCTGATAGGTGTGTAAGTGGCACAAGTAATCTCCACGAACTTCTTTAGACGCTTCCCTCCAGTGACCATGTAAACAATATCAAACCCAACTTGAACAATCAATTGCTGAGGCAGTACAATCCATGGCCCCAGTTTTGGCCCAAAAGCATGTCTACCAAGATCGAGGTAACGATCAAATCGAGTCCCAGGAACGCATTCATGGAGCTGTATCATTTGCCACATTGTGTTCAAAGTCatgtgatgcgtcccaaccgcaagtgcacgggtcgtacaagtaatatagaaaagatatcgttcccacgaggagttgtgttaatgattgaatttttgatataaaaaatgctaactaatttggactatttttgaaattaaagtaataaattgatgggtattggagtatgaaatctatatatgcaaaattaataatctattcaactatgtaatgatttaactaaatttgcatcaaattaaaataaagcaaattcaaatatggcaatattcaaaatggcaagtaattaaattcgattagaaattaacaatgataaaaaggcgattccggagttcgggatttcatattcaagctattttgggattttccctagctagcccaatccatgaaatttatgggtttaaaggagattaattctaaaatcctttgaaaactctttcgagtgagacaaagagtgccttaattaacttaatcctactttcgtggagttaaaattaaccaagacccattaggttctttaatcaatctattaaaaccctcttaacccttagtctatttctagatctaagttaattaagtccaatttcttgattaactatcacttggttttctcctttcggtgcttcaaccaaggattaagaacataacttaatggggcccttcattaagcatgtgaataagcacacaagaaatggattaaacctcataaattcattaaattgggactaacccagttcaaatccacaaaaataactaaaatattacatcccttactccagaatcaaaagtaaactactcactatccataatgcttacaagatatgatgagtttaaatggaaataaagctttaatctaagctaagaagtaagaaattaaacactagaaatgtagaaaaatgtaaaggaaggaagaaatctgcaaatcttggttaaaaatggtgtggaaggtgaaaatgactcctcaaattctgcctctcttctcctcctcttcttttctccttgcctcctctctaaaatgagaaaatgggactatttatagcatttttctgacatggagccctaaaatagtatgttctaggaggaattgattgagggaatcttctgccagctcattaatgaactctttatgggactgcataagtggactgcataagttatgcagtcccttatgcgatttaaCTGGTTAcgagtcacttatgcgaaactgcatgacttggtgcataggttatgcacaattccgtgaaggtgcataagggaggcgagaaagtgcataagctatgctgtctccttatgcacatttcagctggttctggaacagtgatctttctccttatgcagatctgcatagcttatgcggcaagttatacacaatttggtcaatgcatatttcagcttgaaaacttgtttttgacatctttggctgtagaagacactcctcaatggcaaaattctcttcagtccttcaaaaacaccatttttcctacaaaacaaagtaaaaattacaaattaatccaaaattgacaattatggaaaactaactaaataactaatgaaattagctaaaagtgactaataatcaaataaaatagctatgaaattaaacctaaatgattatgcaaaatgtatgcatcaaatacccccaaactcaagcttttgcttgtcctcaagcaaactttaaaatgaaatacaaaaaatttttaggggtgccttatccaaagaactatgaaaatcacctattaaagtaacttaacacaccttcagccataccagcaatccatatacccatccttcaaaatgcaaagaatctaatgcttatccaagctttcaccgcttagccatcaagtcaattatcattcaaaatccccaaaccaacaaatcaaaagagatagtcatgctcaaaaagaattctaggacaattgataaccaaagtatctcaacatggaatgatagaattgaatgaatagatgaatagttttccaatcccat encodes:
- the LOC110653794 gene encoding lysine histidine transporter-like 6, whose amino-acid sequence is MIGAGVLSLPYAMAYLGWGPGTMVLALAWCMTLNTMWQMIQLHECVPGTRFDRYLDLGRHAFGPKLGPWIVLPQQLIVQVGFDIVYMVTGGKRLKKFVEITCATYTPIRQSYWILIFGGIHFFLSQLPNFNYVAGVSLAAAIMSLSYSTIAWIGCLSHGRVDNVSYEYKNTSRADFMFRVFNAMGQMSCAFTGHAVVLIIQATIPSTPEKPSKIPMWKGAVGAYFINAICYLPVALIGHWAFGQDVDDNVLIALKRPAWLIASAISMVLIHVIGSCQVYAMPVFDMLERLMVKRLNFPPGIAVRLVSRSTYVAFTLFIGVTFPFFGDLLGFFGGFGFAPSSYFLPSIMWLIINKPKRFSPKWLNNWGSIYIGVFIMMPSSIGGLRNIIIDASTYSFYM